A window of Daphnia carinata strain CSIRO-1 chromosome 5, CSIRO_AGI_Dcar_HiC_V3, whole genome shotgun sequence genomic DNA:
cacgaataacaaaaacaaaggaaaaagatagCACAAAGTGTTGTTGAAGGTAGCACCTTATACTCTTGTGAGTTCACTTCTTGAAAGTGAACACATTAGAACTGCATTTACTCATGTTTGGTATGCAAAATTAGCTCTCAATATATAATTCTTTTTATATCCATTTTGTATGGATTTCAAGGGCTTTCAACTATTTCGGTTGCTTGCATCACTCCTAAAACGGTATGACTAATTTCCGTTTGCAACTCGTGCACCCGTTCTTCAGCTATAGTAGGTTTCTCTTCAACCGTTACATTCGTTGCAACGGACAAACTATCCGCTGAATCGCAGGCTGCCAATACAAGGCGATGAAACTCATCCTTTTTGTCTGAATATACGTGATGGCCGGCACCACTAATAACCTAAAAcgaataattcatttttacacaGAGAGTCACAACAGAcgacaaacaagaaaaaacaacaatctACTTACGTGCATTTCAACCGACGactcttttctgttttctttaataatttgCCCAGGATGTCTATCGACCCACGACCTCGCTCCATAGATAAATGTCAAAGGAACATCTGATCTCAGAGCCGAGATTCGATGCAGCATGGGGTATTTGGCCCATCCAAAACTAACCATCTTAACATTGAACAAACAGAATGCAAGGTTAGTTTCgaatccaaacaaaaaacctaTAGGAAGTGCCGCTAGTGTATAGATAACACACATGCTTACCATAGCATGAAAGCACGCTTCCCCTCTAAAACGAGAATggggaggaaaaaaggaaacaaaacttGTAAGTAAAATCATTATCTTTGATTATTGAGAGACTTACGTTGGATTTTGTGCATTGCAATGATAAATGTATTCCGAAATGGCTACATCGGCATCCTCGACCGCTTCGGCATATTTTCGGATTAAGTCGGAGCGAGCACGCTGCACTATACGAGGTCCTAAAGATCGGTGCGGAGACGAGGGTCATTATTGATTTTACCAACTGGCCAATCGTAAAGTTTAGGGCGAAACATGTCAGGATGGCAAACCTAGAGGTCCTGACACCCGGAGTAGCCAAAGTGGGTTGAAAGGTTGAAGTAGATATGCGATTCCCTTTACCCAAAGGGGGAACTGAATACGGGCATTGGCATCAGTGCCCGACGGCCGATCAGGAAATCCCCATGGGTCGGCCAGGATAACGTGCGAAACACGGTCTGGCTGTTGTAGAGCGTAGGCAGAGGCAAGGAAGCCTCCCATACTGcatcaaaatttaacagtTTGGCAGTGCAGCAAACAATTATGAATAACTTTTTCTGAGTATTTTACCTATGGCCAAGTAAGACAAATTTTTCTAGCCCAACTTGCTTTCTCCATTCCTCAATTGATTTTACCATTTGGGATTCAGCTTCTAAGGCATTACTACTGAAATTTGGTCTGCTGCTAGAGCCAAAACctaaaacaaacagaaaagctgtttaatctaaaaaaaataacaagcaataaaaaaactgAGTACCCAAAAGGTCCATGGCATATACAGGCCTATTCCGTGCAAGAGTATCAAAGTTAAGACACCACAATGCAACACCCGAGGCAAAGCCATGAAGCAAaactaatggtgttttttcTGCATTCTTGTTTAGCACCAATGTCCATATCTTGTTCTCAACACCTCCAACACACTTGCCAACATTGACATACTTTGCCTCATATGGTGTCTTGATTACTGATGatataataattaaaaaggagcttcaaaacaaactaaaatagAAAGCTTACCTTTAAGAATCCTTCGTTCTGCTATCTGAAGGAGAGACATTGATGTAGGACACCACTGTATGAAATTGCTTGGGCTCCACCAACTTTCATAGGTCATGAAAAGTAATGAACAATTGCTAAATAAACTTTAGCTAACACATGTATATAGAAATTATACCTCTTTTCAATTTGTGATACAGTCCCAGGAGAAACCTGATTAATCACTGACTGATCTATTTCCATTGCACTTTTACTAAACTAATCccaccagaaaaagaaagttatgTAATAGGATGACAcagcttcttcttccacttaAATCGAAACGAACATAATACGATTATATGCGCcaaaactttttaaaattttatatagcAACTAATGTCATTAACGACTGATTAACTGTGAACCGGATCTCAGCGAAACGCAAAGCTtcacagaagaagaaacgagaCTATACGTGAATAATCAACTTGTCTAATATTTAATAATATTTCTGTATGACGTAATTCTGTTAATCAGTGAACCGCCATTGGACGCAAGGCCCATTACGACGTATAGTAAAACTATAGACGTCGTCTGCTAGAAATATTGCTGCGTAAGCGTGACTTGGGAATATAAACAAATCTTTTGCTTTTGAATTTAAACGAATAAACGCCGTTTTGAACTAGATGGCACCGTTGTACTCTTGCCTAGAAGCCATTTCGAAGaagttttaaaattcaaataaaaaactcGGTTATTATGCAGCTTTTTAATCTTAATATTTGATTAAAGTTAAAATGTGtagaaagattttttttctttcattttaattaaATGGCCTTCAGCTGTGGGCTGGCCAAGCCTATGGGAAAATGCCTACCGTGTGATGTCTGCTTGACTTGGTAGTTGGTACTCGTGCTTCGTCAGCAGTCATTGTTTGTTGTTAACTTGTTAGTAGTCTATTCGCTATTGATTTCCTGGTAAAACGGATAGTAACCCACCTGAGTTCAATTAATGAGCGTGTTATCCTGTTGCGTAGTGCTTTCTACCTAACTATTTCAAACTTTAACAGTTTAATTCAAAAGAACAATGAGAGGTCGTGGAAGAATGCGTATGTTGCGGCGAGGCGGTGCTCCGATGATGATGGGGGGAAGGCCAATGCATCACATGTCCGGCTTCAAACCTCGTCCACATATTCTTCGAATGCCTTTTGATATGTTCGTTTCTGAATCCTTTTATCCCCGGCTTAAACCTCAACCTGATGATAAAGATCTCACTCAAGCATTACTGAAACGGCATGCAGAACTTGTTCCTCCTACTCATGAACAAACTTCTATCCAGTCTCTTCTCCTCAAAGTTCAGGGTATTCTAGAGGGGCTTACTGTGGCTCCAGGAAGTTTTGAAGCTTGCGTAAGCATATTTCCCACAAAAATTTTAGTCTGTCAAGTTTTGTAAGATGTAATAACAATTGTCcattattttcttccttttagcAATTGGAAGAAGTGAGAATAGTTGGCTCTTTCAAAAAAGGCACAATGGTGTGTGGTCACAATGTGGCTGATCTAGtggttattttgaaaactcTTCCAACACATGAAGCAATTCGAGCACTGGGGGCAAAAATTCTGGAAGAAGTACAGAAACAACAAGCACAACTGAGTACATACTGCATGTCTATTAGTTTTCGGTTTTAAAAAGTACAAGTTAAACAATAAGTTGTTCTATCGAAACAGAGCACGAACTTGAGTTAACCGATCGGGGTTTCAATATTCTCAGCGTTACCCCACCTGAAAATACGAAGGCCACCGTTCGAGTGTTAATTACAACCATCGGTCGTAATTTTAGATTGATCAGCTCATCAATGCACTTAGACATGAAATATCTCCAGTCCCACTTGGCTGCTGTCCGCCACAGGTAATGGTTTTAATGTTTCGCTGATTTTCTTGGTTATTCATATTGATCATTCATGTCCAGTCGATGGTTCGAAGAAAACGTCAATCACACTTCAGTAAAAGTACTGATTCGCCTATTACGTGACATGAGAACGCGAATTAAAGGACTTGAACCTCTGAGCCCATGGATGATTGACCTCCTGGTACGTAGTTTAGATGAACGCATTTAACAATTTaaactaacttttttttttctattcttcaGGCTCATTTTAGCGTACTCAACACCCCCAATCGACAAGCGTTATCTGTCAATCTTGCTTTCCGCCGTGTCATTCAGCTATTGTCAGCCGGATTCTTCCTTCCAGGATCTTGTGGTaaccaataataataatttttaaaaaattaacgcAAGGAGACAACTAGAATACAGAGTGATCATGTTGCACCTTTTAAAAATCGGCGAATTGCTTTCTAGGAATATTGGATCCTTGTGAGGTAGGGGCGATTCGCGTTCATATGGTAATGACGATGGAACAGGAGGACTTACTCTGTCGTACAGCCCAGAATCTTTTGCGTATCCTTTCTCATGGTGGATATAATGCCATCCTTGGCCTCGACCAAAAAAATGgttattaattaattatttgtcTTTTCTACAAATTTGTCATTGACGTTTCCTATGCTTTCCGTCTTAGATGATCCAACTGCTGAGCTATCGGTATGGAATGGAATCGTTGTCACTCCTCAAGATAATGTCTACGATTCCACATTGTATGACAGAAAGACTGGCGAAGAACCCGAAGATGAAGAAGTTGAAGAAGCAGCACCCGCAGAGAAAGAAACCGATTTAATCATCTAAActttttgacatttctttgTATTGACTTTTTGTGTGAACAACAATGACTAGTTTGGTTCAGTTAGTGACTAGAGAACTtgctttttgtgtgtgcaaaATTGTGAGTTAAACACAAGGGTTATCGTCACCAGTGAGATCGATAGAATCGCAATTAATGGTATCTGTGCCTTCTAGAACAGGAATTCGGAAGAGCTGTCCAGCGGGCATGCAGATGCATAACTTATACTCGGCCACTTTCGTTGAGTTGTGATCTTCAAGTCGCCCAGTAAGGGACATGGTGTCCACATCCATTATTACACCGTCAGCGCCATTAAGTATAACACTTCCATTGATACTTCGCAACAAGAGATCTTGGTCTGCTCTGAATAACACCTCCCGGCCGCGAATCTTCATTCCTTCTTTACCTTTCGCTCGGATGGCTTTCTCTGATCGTATGAGTAAAGAACCTTCGAGCTTGCTAGCGATTCTGTTGGCTGTTGCCTTCTTGATATGTAAGTTGAGGACACCTTCAGGCAAACCAAAATTGGGAAACGTGGTAGAGAATGCGTTGGTTTTTGGTGTTGTTTTAGGTTCGAATATCTCGAAGCTGTCGACTTTCTGAAATTCCACTTTATCCTGGGTGATGCTGATCTCTGGTTCCAAATCATCTAATACCtgtaaatttcaaattattattgAGTTTCCTGTTGAAGTAATACTAGTTACCTTGAGAGTGATATCAGATCCTTGGCTGCTTACAGTTACTGGGCTTTCATTAAAACCACTGAATTTTCCATCAAGTTTAATAAGCTTATTCATTTCTAACTCCCCAAAAAACTTTATGAGATTCGCAGAAGGAACAACCTCAATGTTCTCCATTGATTTTGTTAAACGAAGAACACTGTAGAGTAAAAACTTTTACAGAGAACTTCAGCTATGATATACTGGTACTTTATGTACCTGAAAATGGTTacagtaagaaaaaaatttgccaATGCTACAACACACAAAGCAAACACCAGGGCCCAAAATGCATAACCTGGATAATTTGATTTAGATGacttgtaaaataaaatgttgtaAAACTAATGAACCTCTTGGCtgattttttgctttcttagTCTTTGCACTATCTTTGGTGGCAGAGTCCTCCAATAAAAGAGTATCtggtctaaaaaaaaacaaacaaaattttcaaggTCTACATAAAATTTTCCTCGTCCCTTGTTAGATATCGTACGCAGTGGTTAATGTTGAACGATTGACGTTTCGCTTCACCAAAGCCTTTTCAGCCCTAGATAGGGTGGAAGTCTGTGAGGGCACTCCATTATTGCAGTCCATAGCTCAGCAagtttataaagaaaaaaatgtagcaaaaaccttatttttaacaaaatcaACAAGACAAGCCTCAATAGTTCAAGTAACTCTGTCCTACACTTTGGATGGCTGATGCGAGCTGATTatgttttgttgaaaaacCTAGCAGACGAACGACAGCTTCATTGCCTGTGGAAGTTTATCGCGTCAACTGTCCATTTGATCCTGCTCACGTCATTGAgaggtagccggtgaaataggactgaaacgaaataggactggagaaataggactgaaaatttccagtcctatttctaccggagaaataggactgggagaaataggactgactttttaaaacttttaggacagtcctatttctccatgccagcagtcctatttctcctcggcatcagtcctatttctccttagaaatagtcctatttattttattttgttttgttccaataggaacgatatgcctccaatcctgTAGGCAACAtgttgcgtaagagcgtcggcttatatccatttctctttgtaaaaagccgatggtgttaactcataacttaaatggttcaccaaacatttatcttttatcctattttaatttaaattccaggggaccattaaatatgttatatctaatatagttcatttaataaaatactacaacggccacaccagaaatatttattaaatttttcttactttttagtgcataaataactttcccagttgcactcatgttgtacttgctcatacaactatcagcaacgaataacaagcaagtcttaccatatcggtagcgctctaaccttTGACACGTgtagtcctatgttcgattctccgtggttacatttcttctgaggtttttaataattattctatgaaagaatttttgggagagaacaattactggtgtttagggtaatacttctgaaatggcaaataatggtagttctgacttcccaattttcacatgcggtttcagcatttcagccagtcagtatttagatcttcatggtgtaggttgtcgacggtgcttcgtatgtgccgtgaatgtgctgtgaatgtgctaatcatctgttgttcgtgtccagcggcctgcccagttcctgcccagctgcggattgtttctaaggagtcgcaaaccgtaagtacattttctatttcactagtgctgggccgtacccggacacattgtatcaggctcggaacggataggcaacggttcgagtgctggcattgttaatttaagtgtaagggcattgagacttgtcacctcaatgggcacaggtatcgggattggtttcacagtgtcgtcgtgaaaccaattgtctgacccaggtcagtggaccttcagttaaatagatatcttagtcgggacgtaggccgactaggattagaaatatttacgatagttatttaattacatctgcaaattatgggtatgctacctaactatacttcacgtcacttaatgcttttactttttttattgtgtttcaactacttatgttttactaatttttttttcttctttttcttctttgtaggttttgcgtggcaatttttttacagtttactcaggccggtttaacgtttttttatttcttaagttctttttttgcctttttcattaattttatttttcttttttcatagggagctctgatcaacgaattcttaaaccgttcttccggacaattgaaagcttttgctttctcttatcactcgtttggtaaatggttggaaggatttaaacatgcaaggtaaattcatttatagttatatggagtacattggtataattattgcaattttattttttttagaacaatcatcttctcgggaattgtggccacgaaccaaaaccatcaatcggcacattagttgtcgcttgcacaacaagtattatcgtaataattcaagcataatgtattacattacatattacattaaaataaaaaagtcaattgagattatgtaagtttatttataaagtatgttaatttgtaaacattcgtcaaataaaatacatgttacaaacaaacaaatgttattcaattatagacatatctagttcatcattaatattatttatagcaacattaagggcatgtgagaaaacaatagcgggaaaagatgatctaagctctaaaactatttcttctagtagatccattgtagatagctgcaaaaacaatgattagttatagggaaacttttttttcttgtaaatttagaaaacatacctcattattttgatagcgcgcccaaagctggaacagtacggaattcttaagttgggtctctttcttccggtgagcccttattttgtcatggcagagtagcgtgctagtaagggaaacttcttcggccagtttccgcaataccattgtcatcttgtagaattttaaattagatccgcctgccaactacaaacattttttttattaattattcattacatattattgttcaaatttaaattaccttgttccattggtggtgcattccttcgcagtcgttattggtacgcgttaagatgttgaagcatgaccagttctcaggagtccagaacttgccccgaatccaattccgctccatataatccatgagtgctgaaagttcgctaggtgctgagctcttcaacgcgtcaaacacaccaggaagttcacaaatgttatttatgacaattaaatataacatttgtgtgctatttacctggaagatatgcaaggcatagcaggcgaaacacaaagtctcgcactggattcggtcccttgttgttgtagagggtggaaaggtgaagatcccggacctttttcagaacggcttggcaccagtggaaattgcagccaaagtgctggcaatccacaaagtgcctgcggacagccgtaaatatagcacgttcgaaatcggtcacgatccgctggactctaggaagggggattatatcctattacaatataaaatttattatttttacataacaaactatttgtaaatgagatagtatctatacctttatcttctcgaagacagcgctatagtcggctgctcttctcctggtcatgcaaatctcttctttctattcgccgccggcaactatcttcaacttcctcggctttagcacccataaatcttcttca
This region includes:
- the LOC130696931 gene encoding 1-acylglycerol-3-phosphate O-acyltransferase ABHD5-like, with protein sequence MEIDQSVINQVSPGTVSQIEKSWWSPSNFIQWCPTSMSLLQIAERRILKVIKTPYEAKYVNVGKCVGGVENKIWTLVLNKNAEKTPLVLLHGFASGVALWCLNFDTLARNRPVYAMDLLGFGSSSRPNFSSNALEAESQMVKSIEEWRKQVGLEKFVLLGHSMGGFLASAYALQQPDRVSHVILADPWGFPDRPSGTDANARIQFPLWVKGIAYLLQPFNPLWLLRVSGPLGPRIVQRARSDLIRKYAEAVEDADVAISEYIYHCNAQNPTGEACFHAMMVSFGWAKYPMLHRISALRSDVPLTFIYGARSWVDRHPGQIIKENRKESSVEMHVISGAGHHVYSDKKDEFHRLVLAACDSADSLSVATNVTVEEKPTIAEERVHELQTEISHTVLGVMQATEIVESP
- the LOC130696941 gene encoding beta-sarcoglycan-like, with amino-acid sequence MDCNNGVPSQTSTLSRAEKALVKRNVNRSTLTTAPDTLLLEDSATKDSAKTKKAKNQPRGYAFWALVFALCVVALANFFLTVTIFSVLRLTKSMENIEVVPSANLIKFFGELEMNKLIKLDGKFSGFNESPVTVSSQGSDITLKVLDDLEPEISITQDKVEFQKVDSFEIFEPKTTPKTNAFSTTFPNFGLPEGVLNLHIKKATANRIASKLEGSLLIRSEKAIRAKGKEGMKIRGREVLFRADQDLLLRSINGSVILNGADGVIMDVDTMSLTGRLEDHNSTKVAEYKLCICMPAGQLFRIPVLEGTDTINCDSIDLTGDDNPCV
- the LOC130696933 gene encoding interleukin enhancer-binding factor 2 homolog yields the protein MRGRGRMRMLRRGGAPMMMGGRPMHHMSGFKPRPHILRMPFDMFVSESFYPRLKPQPDDKDLTQALLKRHAELVPPTHEQTSIQSLLLKVQGILEGLTVAPGSFEACQLEEVRIVGSFKKGTMVCGHNVADLVVILKTLPTHEAIRALGAKILEEVQKQQAQLKHELELTDRGFNILSVTPPENTKATVRVLITTIGRNFRLISSSMHLDMKYLQSHLAAVRHSRWFEENVNHTSVKVLIRLLRDMRTRIKGLEPLSPWMIDLLAHFSVLNTPNRQALSVNLAFRRVIQLLSAGFFLPGSCGILDPCEVGAIRVHMVMTMEQEDLLCRTAQNLLRILSHGGYNAILGLDQKNDDPTAELSVWNGIVVTPQDNVYDSTLYDRKTGEEPEDEEVEEAAPAEKETDLII